From one Acidobacteriota bacterium genomic stretch:
- a CDS encoding VOC family protein, producing MELGAFSISLAVKNLDVSRIFYEKFGFKVFAGDATQNWLILKNRDHVIGLFQGMFEKNILTFNPGWDQSARRLASFTDVRELQRQLKAQGVPFQQEADESTAGPASFVAVDPDGNPILVDQHV from the coding sequence ATGGAACTTGGTGCGTTTTCGATCAGCCTGGCCGTCAAGAACCTCGATGTCTCGAGAATTTTCTACGAGAAGTTCGGATTCAAGGTCTTCGCCGGAGATGCCACGCAGAACTGGCTGATCTTGAAGAACCGAGATCACGTGATCGGGCTCTTCCAGGGAATGTTCGAGAAGAACATTCTCACTTTCAACCCGGGTTGGGACCAGAGCGCCCGGAGGCTCGCTTCCTTCACCGACGTCCGCGAGCTACAGCGCCAGCTGAAGGCGCAAGGCGTGCCGTTTCAACAGGAGGCCGACGAGAGCACGGCGGGCCCGGCCAGCTTCGTCGCCGTGGACCCTGATGGAAACCCGATCCTCGTCGATCAGC